A window of the Archocentrus centrarchus isolate MPI-CPG fArcCen1 chromosome 9, fArcCen1, whole genome shotgun sequence genome harbors these coding sequences:
- the paip1 gene encoding polyadenylate-binding protein-interacting protein 1: MNDNFDRAPGAGRARSFPADSGLVTSAGDGDTMTPLFSQREPLRQPRTTPPFTDNSTGSFGDIPDGDCRRQNKPPQSANTNNTSASGDYNDVDTLVKSSKLSASAPEFVPLGFNPYDDSAYYDDSDAYYGEQTLADMVTEFLAFLSSSPGSFESDVEYMTSNLNSWVTTEELLKELVELIYTQSTSIPNFAYTGARLCNYLSHHLSINPTSGNFRQLLLKRCQTEFEQRNVAVRGDPETQKKFHSYVLFLGELYLHLEIKSLKGPPARARVLLAALKELLISLFSCPVDANLICAVKLLKLTGSVLDDAWKESGEQHMEELIKRIEDILLDAACSRDVRQMLLKLVELRSSDWGRVHAAAAASNATPDNDPNYFMNEPTFYTEDGTPFTAADPDYAEKYQEILDRQDYFHDIDGENGNEVYDFEDEMEPEIEEAFENFCLESERKRQQ; encoded by the exons ATGAACGACAATTTCGACCGAGCTCCCGGAGCAGGGAGAGCCCGTAGTTTTCCAGCAGACTCCGGGCTCGTGACCAGCGCTGGGGACGGTGACACCATGACCCCTCTCTTCAGCCAAAGAGAACCGCTGAGACAGCCGCGAACAACCCCTCCTTTTACCGACAACAGCACTGGCTCGTTCGGCGACATACCTGATGGAG ATTGTAGAAGACAAAATAAACCCCCACAGAGTGCAAATACCAACAATACATCTGCCTCAGGAGATTATAATGATGTGGATACCTTGGTCAAGTCCTCAAAGCTTTCAGCTAGTGCTCCAGAGTTTGTCCCCTTGGGATTTAACCCATATGAT GACTCTGCTTATTACGATGACAGCGATGCCTATTACGGCGAACAGACCCTGGCCGATATGGTCACAGAGTTTCTTGCCTTCCTGAGTTCCTCACCAGGCTCCTTTGAGTCAGATGTTGAATACATGACCAGTAATCTCAATTCCTGGGTTACTACTGAAGAGTTATTGAAGGAGCTGGTGGAGCTGATCTACACACAG TCTACTTCTATTCCAAACTTCGCTTACACCGGTGCCAGGCTTTGTAACTACCTTTCCCATCACCTCTCTATCAACCCGACAAGTGGCAACTTTCGTCAGCTGCTTCTgaaaag ATGTCAAACAGAGTTTGAACAAAGGAATGTAGCTGTCCGTGGAGATCCAGAGACTCAGAAGAAATTCCACTCCTATGTGCTATTTCTGGGAGAGCTGTACCTGCATCTGGAG ATAAAGAGCTTAAAGGGACCCCCGGCTCGAGCACGTGTTCTCCTCGCTGCTCTGAAAGAGCTGCTGATCAGTCTGTTCTCCTGTCCTGTGGATGCAAATCTCATCTGCGCTGTCAAACTGCTTAAG TTGACAGGTTCTGTCTTGGATGATGCATGGAAAGAGAGTGGAGAGCAGCACATGGAAGAACTGATCAAAAGAATAGAAGATATTTTACTTGATGCTGCCTGCAGCAG AGATGTGAGACAGATGCTTCTTAAACTAGTGGAGCTGAGATCCAGTGACTGGGGCAGAGTccatgcagctgcagcagccagcAATGCCACACCAGACAACGACCCCAACTACTTCATG AACGAACCTACCTTCTATACAGAAGACGGTACCCCCTTCACAGCAGCAGACCCAG ATTATGCTGAAAAATACCAAGAGATCTTGGACAGGCAGGACTATTTCCATGACATTGATGGTGAAAATGGAAATGAAGT ATACGACTTTGAAGACGAGATGGAGCCTGAGATAGAAGAAGCTTTTGAGAATTTTTGTTTAGAATCAGAGAGGAAGCGACAACAATGA
- the fgf10b gene encoding fibroblast growth factor 10b: MIRWAAGGSKAASASSCSRAGLGACLSSGATFRLRSSALLISPTFPVLVTLLVFLLSLHEAACLQLHRDTERLSSPRTLRAPLNISEAELISRPRANRGPVGRTGGAQGRHVRSYNHLLGDIRRRKLFSFQKFFLRIDKNGKVNGTKIKDDPFSILEITSVDVGVVAIKGLNSNYYLAISRKGELYGAREFGVDCTLKERIEENGYNTYASAKWKHGKRQMFVGLNGQGKPMRGKKTRRKNTATHFLPIVV, from the exons ATGATCAGATGGGCTGCTGGAGGGAGTAAGGCTGCCTCTGCCTCGTCCTGCTCCAGGGCTGGGTTAGGGGCTTGTTTAAGCTCTGGGGCAACCTTCAGATTAAGGTCATCAGCACTGCTTATCTCCCCGACTTTTCCTGTACTAGTCACCCTGTTGGTTTTTTTATTATCCCTACATGAGGCTGCCTGCCTTCAGCTCCACCGTGACACAGAGAGGCTTTCCAGCCCACGGACTCTCAGGGCTCCACTGAACATTTCTGAAGCAGAGCTGATCTCCAGACCCAGGGCCAATAGGGGCCCTGTGGGTCGAACTGGAGGAGCACAGGGGAGGCATGTGCGCAGCTACAATCATCTACTGGGAGACATACGAAGGAGAAAGCTGTTCTCTTTCCAGAAGTTTTTCCTGAGGATCGATAAGAATGGAAAAGTCAATGGAACCAAAATCAAGGACGACCCCTTCA GTATTCTGGAAATCACATCAGTGGACGTGGGAGTGGTGGCCATCAAAGGGCTAAACAGCAACTACTATCTGGCTATCAGCAGGAAGGGAGAACTGTACGGCGCG agagaGTTTGGTGTCGACTGCACCCTGAAGGAGCGGATTGAGGAGAACGGCTACAACACGTATGCATCAGCCAAGTGGAAGCACGGGAAGCGGCAGATGTTTGTGGGTCTGAATGGCCAGGGGAAGCCgatgagaggaaagaaaacccGAAGGAAGAACACAGCCACACATTTTCTTCCAATTGTAGTGTGA